Proteins encoded by one window of Manihot esculenta cultivar AM560-2 chromosome 10, M.esculenta_v8, whole genome shotgun sequence:
- the LOC122724824 gene encoding squalene monooxygenase SE1-like: MESEYLMGRIMASLLGFVLLYRITAKKKATTSRGVARYEKLESSENGIDQAEKDNKPDVIIVGAGVAGSALAYTLGKDGRNVHVIERDLTEPDRIVGELLQPGGYLKLIELGLQDCVEDIDAQQVFGYALYKGGRSTKLSYPLQSFDSNVSGRSFHNGRFIQRMREKAASLTNVRLEQGTVTSLLEANGTIKGVQYKTKTGQELAASAPLTIVCDGCFSNLRRSLSNAKRRGDLFSLFILIYTESNQPLKTENEIYSELEATSRKTRVIE, encoded by the exons ATGGAATCTGAATACTTAATGGGAAGAATCATGGCTTCTTTGTTGGGGTTTGTGTTGTTGTATAGAATAACAGCAAAGAAGAAAGCCACAACATCAAGAGGAGTTGCAAGATATGAAAAATTAGAGAGCTCTGAAAATGGAATAGACCAGGCAGAGAAAGACAATAAACCAGATGTAATTATTGTTGGAGCTGGGGTTGCAGGTTCTGCTCTTGCTTATACTCTTGGCAAG GATGGAAGGAACGTACATGTGATTGAAAGAGACTTGACTGAGCCTGACAGAATTGTTGGAGAACTTCTCCAACCTGGTGGCTACCTCAAACTAATTGAGTTGGGACTTCAAG ATTGCGTAGAAGACATCGATGCCCAACAAGTATTTGGATATGCTCTTTACAAGGGAGGAAGAAGTACTAAACTTTCCTATCCCTTGCAAAGCTTTGATTCTAACGTGTCTGGCAGAAGCTTTCACAATGGACGTTTCATCCAAAGGATGCGAGAAAAAGCTGCTAGTCTAACCAA TGTAAGATTGGAACAAGGAACAGTAACATCCTTGCTTGAAGCAAATGGAACAATCAAGGGTGTCCAATACAAAACAAAAACTGGTCAAGAACTTGCTGCATCTGCTCCACTAACAATAGTTTGTGATGGTTGTTTTTCAAACTTGCGACGCTCTCTTTCCAATGCCAAG cgGCGAGGAGACTTGTTTTCGCTTTTCATTCTTATTTATACTGAATCAAATCAACCattaaaaactgaaaatgaAATTTACTCCGAGCTTGAAGCCACATCGCGCAAGACTCGGGTTATAGAATAA